One window of Erwinia aphidicola genomic DNA carries:
- a CDS encoding YniB family protein, which produces MTYQQAGRVAVIKRVAGWVIFIPALISTLISLLGFLEKSREKREGINAVMQDFAHVMIEMIRFNTGFLSSFWNNSPVPDFNHGSNVLFWVIYVLIFVGLALQASGARMWRQSRFLREGIEDQLILENARGTEGHTRAQLEERIVVPRHTIFLQIFPLYVLPIIIAVAGYFVLKLAGFIY; this is translated from the coding sequence ATGACTTATCAACAGGCTGGCAGAGTGGCGGTGATCAAGCGGGTCGCGGGCTGGGTTATCTTTATTCCCGCGCTGATCTCAACGCTGATTTCCCTGCTGGGTTTTCTGGAAAAAAGCCGGGAAAAGCGCGAGGGCATTAATGCGGTGATGCAGGATTTTGCCCATGTGATGATTGAGATGATCCGTTTTAACACCGGTTTTCTTTCCAGCTTCTGGAATAACTCACCGGTACCGGATTTTAATCACGGCAGCAACGTGCTGTTCTGGGTTATCTACGTGCTGATTTTTGTCGGCCTTGCTCTGCAGGCTTCCGGCGCGCGAATGTGGCGCCAGTCGCGCTTTCTGCGTGAAGGGATTGAGGATCAGCTGATTCTGGAGAACGCGCGCGGTACAGAAGGGCACACGCGTGCGCAGCTGGAAGAGAGGATTGTGGTGCCGCGCCACACCATTTTCCTGCAAATATTCCCGCTGTACGTCCTGCCGATTATCATCGCCGTAGCGGGCTACTTCGTGCTGAAGCTGGCCGGGTTTATCTACTGA
- the rpmI gene encoding 50S ribosomal protein L35, which yields MPKIKTVRGAAKRFKKTAGGGFKRKHANLRHILTKKSTKRKRHLRPKGMVSKGDLGLVIACLPYA from the coding sequence ATGCCAAAGATTAAAACTGTACGTGGCGCGGCCAAGCGCTTCAAGAAGACCGCCGGTGGCGGCTTCAAGCGTAAACACGCTAACCTGCGTCATATTCTGACTAAAAAATCTACTAAGCGTAAACGCCACCTGCGTCCGAAAGGCATGGTGTCTAAAGGCGATCTGGGTCTGGTTATTGCCTGCCTGCCGTACGCATAA
- a CDS encoding DUF481 domain-containing protein, whose product MKALNKLSVVLLLSGGALCQQALADNNVFTVMDDPSTAKKDFEGNAAAGYMAQSGNTTSSSATANTNLTWYTPSFAYSLWGNASNTSSNDERSSETYQVGGRTRYNINSADYLFGQASWLSDRFNGYDGRSILAAGYGRQLLNGPVHSLRVEAGPGVRYDDYHEGGHETQALAYGALSYQWQLTDTTKFVQGVSVLGSDDTTVNSETGLQVAINEHFALKMAYNVTWNQNPPESAPDHTDTKTTITLSYAM is encoded by the coding sequence ATGAAAGCGCTTAATAAGCTGTCTGTAGTTCTTCTGCTCTCCGGGGGAGCACTGTGTCAACAAGCCCTGGCGGATAACAACGTCTTCACGGTTATGGATGACCCTTCTACAGCGAAGAAAGATTTTGAAGGTAACGCGGCTGCGGGCTATATGGCTCAGTCCGGTAACACCACCAGTTCTTCCGCAACGGCGAACACCAACCTGACATGGTATACCCCAAGTTTTGCTTACAGCCTGTGGGGCAACGCCAGCAATACCTCGTCTAATGATGAGCGTTCATCCGAGACCTATCAGGTCGGTGGCCGTACGCGTTATAACATCAACAGCGCTGACTACCTGTTCGGCCAGGCGAGCTGGTTAAGCGACCGCTTCAACGGTTACGACGGTCGTTCTATTCTTGCTGCCGGTTACGGTCGCCAGCTGCTGAACGGCCCGGTGCACTCGCTGCGTGTGGAAGCCGGTCCTGGTGTGCGTTATGACGACTACCATGAAGGTGGCCATGAGACCCAGGCTCTGGCCTATGGCGCACTGAGCTATCAGTGGCAGCTGACGGACACCACCAAGTTCGTTCAGGGTGTTTCCGTACTGGGTAGCGACGATACTACCGTCAACTCCGAAACCGGTCTGCAGGTAGCGATTAACGAACATTTCGCCCTGAAGATGGCTTACAACGTGACCTGGAACCAGAATCCACCTGAGTCAGCGCCCGATCATACCGATACCAAAACCACCATCACGCTCTCTTACGCGATGTAA
- the kduD gene encoding 2-dehydro-3-deoxy-D-gluconate 5-dehydrogenase KduD, which translates to MILNAFNLEGKVALITGCNTGLGQGMAVGLAQAGCDIIGVNRSAACATAKQVSALGRRFISITADLSDSHCVPKVMEQALAACPRLDILVNNAGIIRRAEALNFSEQDWDDVMNINSKTLFFLAQAVARQFVQQGHGGKIINIASMLSYQGGIRVPSYTASKSAVMGLTRLMANEWAQYGINVNAIAPGYMATNNTEQLRDDEERSQQILERIPSGRWGESRDMMGPVVFLASSAADYVNGYTLAVDGGWLAR; encoded by the coding sequence ATGATCCTCAATGCTTTTAACCTCGAAGGGAAAGTCGCACTGATCACCGGATGCAACACCGGGCTGGGTCAGGGTATGGCCGTCGGTCTGGCGCAGGCCGGATGTGACATTATTGGCGTCAACCGCTCCGCTGCCTGCGCAACGGCAAAGCAGGTGAGCGCGCTCGGACGCCGCTTTATCAGCATCACCGCCGACCTGTCGGACAGCCACTGCGTGCCAAAGGTGATGGAGCAGGCGCTGGCAGCCTGCCCGCGGCTCGATATCCTGGTCAACAATGCCGGGATTATTCGCCGCGCAGAGGCGCTGAATTTCAGTGAGCAGGACTGGGATGACGTCATGAACATCAACAGCAAGACGCTGTTCTTTCTTGCGCAGGCGGTGGCGCGCCAGTTCGTTCAGCAGGGGCACGGCGGCAAAATCATTAATATCGCCTCAATGCTCTCTTACCAGGGCGGCATCCGCGTACCTTCGTATACCGCCTCGAAAAGCGCGGTAATGGGGCTGACGCGCCTGATGGCCAACGAATGGGCGCAGTACGGCATCAACGTTAATGCCATCGCCCCGGGCTATATGGCCACCAACAACACCGAGCAGCTGCGTGATGACGAAGAGCGCAGTCAGCAGATCCTCGAGCGCATCCCGAGCGGTCGCTGGGGCGAGAGCCGCGATATGATGGGGCCGGTGGTGTTTCTTGCCTCCAGCGCGGCGGACTACGTCAATGGCTATACGCTGGCCGTCGACGGCGGCTGGCTGGCGCGGTAA
- the infC gene encoding translation initiation factor IF-3: MKGGKRVQPARPNRINREIRATEVRLTGVDGEQIGIVSLDEALEKAAEAGVDLVEISPNAEPPVCRVMDYGKFLYEKSKSSKEQKKKQKVIQVKEIKFRPGTDDGDYQVKLRNLIRFLEDGDKAKITLRFRGREMAHQQIGMEVLNRVRKDLCEDIDLAVVESFPTRIEGRQMIMVLAPKKRQ, from the coding sequence ATTAAAGGCGGAAAACGAGTTCAACCGGCGCGTCCTAATCGCATTAACAGAGAAATTCGCGCCACTGAGGTTCGTCTGACAGGCGTCGATGGCGAACAGATTGGTATTGTCAGTCTGGATGAAGCTTTAGAAAAAGCTGCAGAAGCAGGTGTTGATCTTGTCGAGATCAGCCCTAACGCCGAACCGCCCGTTTGTCGTGTTATGGACTACGGCAAGTTCCTTTATGAAAAAAGCAAATCTTCTAAGGAACAGAAGAAAAAGCAAAAAGTTATCCAGGTTAAGGAAATTAAATTCCGTCCTGGTACCGATGATGGCGACTATCAGGTAAAACTACGCAACCTGATTCGCTTTCTGGAAGATGGCGATAAAGCCAAGATCACACTGCGTTTCCGCGGTCGTGAGATGGCGCACCAGCAGATCGGTATGGAAGTGCTTAACCGCGTCCGTAAAGATCTGTGTGAAGATATTGATCTGGCAGTGGTCGAATCGTTCCCTACAAGGATCGAAGGTCGTCAGATGATTATGGTGCTCGCTCCCAAGAAGAGGCAGTAG
- the rplT gene encoding 50S ribosomal protein L20, whose product MARVKRGVVARARHKKILKQAKGYYGARSRVYRVAFQAVIKAGQYAYRDRRQRKRQFRQLWIARINAAARTNGMSYSRFINGLKKASIEIDRKILADIAVFDKAVFAALVEKAKSALA is encoded by the coding sequence ATGGCTCGTGTAAAACGTGGTGTAGTTGCTCGCGCACGTCACAAGAAAATCTTAAAACAAGCTAAAGGCTATTACGGTGCACGTTCACGTGTTTACCGCGTTGCCTTCCAGGCTGTAATTAAAGCTGGTCAGTATGCTTACCGTGACCGTCGTCAGCGTAAGCGTCAGTTCCGTCAGCTGTGGATTGCGCGTATCAACGCAGCAGCTCGCACTAACGGTATGTCTTACAGCCGTTTCATCAATGGCCTGAAAAAGGCTTCGATCGAAATCGACCGTAAGATTCTGGCTGACATCGCCGTATTCGACAAAGCAGTATTTGCTGCTCTGGTAGAAAAAGCGAAATCAGCTCTGGCGTAA
- the hxpB gene encoding hexitol phosphatase HxpB, whose amino-acid sequence MSYQRPVLAAIFDMDGLLIDSEPLWHQAELDIFNTLDVDLSRRKELPEALGLRIDQVVRMWYETLPWSGPSQAEVTQRVIARALSLVEERRPLLPGVEHALKLCQAEGLKIGLASASPLFMLERVLEMFDLRDYFEVLASAESLPYSKPHPQVYLDAAARLGVDPLNCVTLEDSFNGMIATKAARMRSIVVPDASYAEDARWALAEVKLSSLQQLTPAHLRGG is encoded by the coding sequence ATGTCTTATCAACGCCCTGTACTCGCCGCCATCTTTGATATGGATGGCCTGCTGATCGATTCAGAACCGCTATGGCACCAGGCCGAGCTGGACATCTTCAATACCCTTGATGTTGACCTCAGCCGCCGTAAAGAGCTGCCCGAGGCGCTCGGCCTGCGCATCGATCAGGTGGTGCGCATGTGGTACGAAACCCTGCCGTGGAGCGGCCCTTCCCAGGCGGAAGTGACGCAGCGCGTGATTGCCCGCGCGCTGAGCCTGGTAGAGGAGCGCCGCCCGCTGCTGCCGGGCGTTGAGCATGCGTTAAAGCTGTGCCAGGCCGAAGGGCTGAAGATTGGCCTCGCCTCCGCCTCCCCGCTGTTTATGCTGGAGCGCGTGCTGGAGATGTTTGACCTGCGCGACTATTTTGAAGTGCTGGCCTCGGCAGAATCTCTGCCCTACAGCAAACCGCACCCGCAGGTTTACCTTGATGCCGCCGCCCGGCTTGGCGTCGACCCACTGAACTGCGTCACGCTGGAAGACTCCTTTAACGGCATGATCGCCACTAAAGCCGCACGTATGCGCTCTATAGTGGTGCCTGACGCCAGCTACGCTGAAGATGCACGCTGGGCGCTGGCGGAGGTCAAGCTGAGCAGCCTGCAGCAGCTCACCCCTGCTCATCTGCGCGGTGGTTAA
- the pheS gene encoding phenylalanine--tRNA ligase subunit alpha, with amino-acid sequence MSHLADLVASAKAAINDAQDVAALDNVRVEYLGKKGHLTLQMTTLRELPAEDRPAAGAVINEAKQQVQEALNAQKNSLESAVMNARLAQETIDVSLPGRRIENGGLHPVTRTIDRIETFFGELGFSVATGPEIEDDYHNFDALNIPGHHPARADHDTFWFDATRLLRTQTSGVQIRTMKDQQPPIRIIAPGRVYRNDYDQTHTPMFHQMEGLIVDKGISFTNLKGTLHDFLNNFFEADLQVRFRPSYFPFTEPSAEVDVMGKNGKWLEVLGCGMVHPNVLRNVGIDPEVYSGFAFGMGMERLTMLRYGVTDLRAFFENDLRFLKQFK; translated from the coding sequence ATGTCACATCTCGCAGACCTGGTGGCGAGCGCGAAAGCCGCTATCAATGATGCTCAGGATGTCGCCGCGTTAGATAACGTTCGCGTCGAATACCTGGGTAAAAAAGGGCATCTAACGCTCCAGATGACAACCCTGCGTGAACTGCCAGCGGAAGACCGTCCGGCGGCGGGTGCAGTGATTAACGAAGCAAAGCAGCAGGTTCAGGAGGCGCTTAACGCGCAGAAGAATTCGCTGGAGTCCGCCGTGATGAATGCCCGCCTGGCGCAGGAGACGATTGATGTCTCGCTGCCGGGCCGCCGCATTGAGAACGGCGGTCTGCATCCGGTAACGCGCACCATTGACCGCATCGAGACCTTCTTCGGTGAGCTGGGCTTCTCCGTGGCAACCGGTCCGGAAATTGAAGATGACTATCACAACTTCGATGCGCTGAATATTCCCGGGCACCACCCGGCGCGTGCGGATCACGATACCTTCTGGTTTGATGCCACCCGCCTGCTGCGTACCCAGACTTCTGGCGTGCAGATCCGCACCATGAAAGATCAGCAGCCGCCGATCCGCATTATTGCCCCGGGCCGCGTCTATCGTAACGATTACGATCAGACTCACACCCCAATGTTCCACCAGATGGAAGGATTGATTGTCGATAAGGGCATCAGCTTCACCAATCTGAAGGGCACGCTGCACGACTTCCTGAACAACTTCTTTGAAGCAGACCTGCAGGTACGCTTCCGTCCGTCCTACTTCCCGTTCACCGAACCGTCCGCCGAAGTGGATGTGATGGGTAAAAACGGCAAGTGGCTGGAAGTGCTGGGCTGTGGCATGGTGCACCCGAACGTACTGCGCAATGTTGGCATTGACCCGGAAGTGTACTCAGGCTTCGCCTTTGGTATGGGGATGGAACGTCTGACCATGCTGCGCTATGGCGTGACCGACCTGCGCGCCTTCTTCGAAAATGATTTACGTTTCCTCAAACAGTTTAAATAA
- a CDS encoding L-cystine transporter, with translation MNFPLIINLVAFVALLLLVAKTGRTGWSLSKKVLFGLVVGVLFGLALHTIYGENSPVIKESVSWFNLVGGGYVQLLQMIVMPLVFASILSAVARLHNASSLGKISVLTIGVLLFTTAIAAAVGVFVTWLFGLNAGGLVQGAQESARLAAIQSSYVGKVADLSAPQLLLSFVPKNPFADLTGANPTSIISVVIFSAFLGVAALQLLKDDVEKGQRVLKAIDTLQSWVMKLVRLIMKLTPYGVLALMTKVVATSNLSDIIKLGSFVLASYLGLAIMFAVHALLLSVNGVNPLRFFRKVWPVITFAFTSRSSAATIPLSVEAQTRRLGIPESIASFAASFGATIGQNGCAGLYPTMLAVMVAPTVGINPFDPMWIATLIGIVTLSSAGVAGVGGGATFAALIVLPAMGLPVTLVALLISIEPLIDMGRTALNVNGSMTAGTLTSQWLKQTDKAIMNTDSDSEAELAHR, from the coding sequence ATGAATTTTCCGCTAATTATTAACCTGGTAGCGTTCGTGGCGCTGCTGCTGCTGGTAGCAAAAACCGGCCGCACCGGCTGGAGCCTGTCGAAGAAAGTGCTGTTCGGCCTGGTGGTCGGCGTACTGTTTGGCCTCGCGCTGCACACCATTTACGGCGAAAACAGCCCGGTTATCAAAGAGTCTGTCAGCTGGTTTAACCTGGTCGGCGGCGGTTACGTTCAGCTGCTGCAGATGATTGTGATGCCGCTGGTGTTCGCATCGATTCTCAGCGCCGTAGCCCGTCTGCATAACGCCTCATCGCTGGGTAAAATCAGCGTACTGACCATTGGCGTGCTGCTGTTCACCACCGCCATTGCCGCCGCGGTTGGCGTATTCGTCACCTGGCTGTTCGGCCTCAACGCCGGTGGCCTGGTGCAGGGCGCGCAGGAAAGCGCACGCCTTGCGGCCATTCAGAGCAGCTATGTCGGCAAGGTCGCCGATCTCAGCGCGCCGCAGCTGCTGCTCTCCTTTGTACCGAAAAACCCGTTTGCCGACCTGACCGGTGCCAACCCTACTTCGATCATCAGCGTAGTGATCTTCTCCGCCTTCCTGGGCGTGGCGGCTCTGCAGCTGCTGAAGGATGATGTCGAAAAGGGCCAGCGCGTGCTGAAAGCCATCGATACGCTGCAGTCCTGGGTGATGAAGCTGGTGCGCCTGATCATGAAGCTGACGCCTTACGGCGTGCTGGCGCTGATGACCAAAGTGGTGGCAACCTCTAACCTGAGCGACATCATCAAGCTTGGCAGCTTCGTGCTGGCCTCCTACCTCGGCCTGGCGATTATGTTTGCCGTGCATGCCCTGCTGCTGTCGGTCAACGGCGTGAATCCGCTGCGCTTCTTCCGTAAAGTGTGGCCGGTTATCACCTTTGCCTTCACCAGCCGCTCCAGCGCCGCGACTATTCCGCTGAGCGTGGAAGCGCAAACTCGTCGTCTGGGTATTCCAGAGTCGATTGCCAGCTTTGCGGCATCCTTTGGTGCCACCATTGGTCAGAACGGCTGTGCCGGTCTTTACCCGACCATGCTGGCGGTAATGGTGGCGCCAACCGTGGGCATCAACCCGTTTGACCCGATGTGGATTGCCACGCTGATCGGCATCGTGACCCTCAGCTCTGCGGGCGTTGCCGGCGTCGGCGGTGGCGCGACCTTCGCTGCGCTGATCGTTCTGCCTGCGATGGGCCTGCCGGTCACGCTGGTGGCCCTGCTGATCTCCATCGAGCCGCTGATTGATATGGGCCGCACCGCGCTCAACGTCAACGGTTCCATGACTGCCGGTACGCTGACCAGCCAGTGGCTGAAGCAGACTGATAAAGCGATTATGAACACCGACTCAGACAGCGAAGCCGAACTGGCACATCGTTAA
- the thrS gene encoding threonine--tRNA ligase, producing MPVITLPDGSQRSFDHAVSVMDIALDIGPGLAKACIAGRVNGELVDAVDPITEDANVAIITAKDEAGLEIIRHSCAHLLGHAIKQLWPDTKMAIGPVIDNGFYYDVDLDRTLTQEDIDLLEKRMHQLAETNYDVVKQKVSWQEARDAFAARDETYKMTILDENISRDDRPGLYHHEEYVDMCRGPHVPNMRFCHHFKLQKISGAYWRGDSNNKMLQRIYGTAWADKKQLAAYLLRLEEAAKRDHRKIGKQLDLYHMQEEAPGMVFWHNDGWTIFRELEVFVRTKLKEYDYQEVKGPFMMDRVLWEKTGHWENYKEAMFTTSSENREYCIKPMNCPGHVQIFNQGLKSYRDLPLRMAEFGSCHRNEPSGALHGLMRVRGFTQDDAHIFCTEEQVRDEVNSCIKMVYDMYSTFGFEKIVVKLSTRPEKRIGTDDLWDRSEADLAAALKENNIPFEYQPGEGAFYGPKIEFTLHDCLDRAWQCGTVQLDFSLPGRLSASYVGESNERQVPVMIHRAILGSMERFIGILTEEYAGFFPTWLAPLQVVVMNITDGQSEYVAELTRKLQNAGIRAKADLRNEKIGFKIREHTLRRVPYMLVCGDKEVEAGKVAVRTRRGKDLGSMDVNEVIAKLQDEIRSRNLHQLEE from the coding sequence ATGCCTGTAATTACTCTTCCTGATGGAAGCCAGCGCTCTTTTGACCACGCCGTCAGCGTGATGGATATTGCCCTCGACATCGGTCCTGGCCTGGCGAAAGCCTGTATTGCTGGCCGTGTGAATGGTGAACTGGTGGATGCGGTTGACCCGATCACCGAAGACGCCAATGTTGCAATCATCACCGCTAAAGACGAAGCCGGTCTGGAAATTATTCGTCACTCCTGTGCGCACCTGTTAGGGCACGCGATTAAACAGCTGTGGCCGGATACCAAAATGGCTATCGGCCCGGTTATCGACAACGGTTTTTACTACGACGTTGACCTTGACCGCACGCTGACCCAGGAAGATATCGACCTGCTGGAAAAGCGTATGCACCAGCTGGCAGAGACCAATTACGACGTTGTTAAGCAGAAAGTCAGCTGGCAGGAAGCGCGTGACGCTTTCGCTGCGCGCGACGAAACTTACAAAATGACCATCCTTGATGAAAATATCAGCCGTGACGACCGTCCTGGCCTGTATCATCACGAAGAGTATGTCGACATGTGCCGGGGTCCGCACGTGCCGAATATGCGTTTCTGCCACCACTTCAAGCTACAGAAAATTTCTGGCGCTTACTGGCGTGGCGACAGCAACAATAAAATGTTGCAGCGTATTTACGGCACCGCCTGGGCCGACAAAAAGCAGCTGGCGGCCTATCTGCTGCGTCTGGAAGAAGCGGCGAAGCGCGATCACCGTAAAATCGGTAAGCAGCTCGACCTGTATCATATGCAGGAAGAGGCGCCTGGCATGGTGTTCTGGCACAACGACGGCTGGACTATCTTCCGCGAGCTGGAAGTGTTTGTCCGCACCAAGCTGAAAGAGTATGACTACCAGGAAGTAAAAGGTCCGTTCATGATGGACCGCGTGCTGTGGGAAAAAACCGGCCACTGGGAAAACTACAAAGAGGCGATGTTTACCACCTCTTCAGAAAACCGTGAATACTGCATTAAGCCGATGAACTGCCCGGGCCACGTGCAGATTTTCAATCAGGGTCTAAAATCATACCGTGATTTACCCCTGCGTATGGCAGAGTTTGGTAGCTGTCACCGTAATGAGCCGTCGGGCGCACTGCACGGCCTGATGCGCGTACGCGGCTTTACTCAGGATGATGCCCATATCTTCTGTACTGAAGAGCAGGTGCGCGACGAGGTCAACAGCTGCATTAAGATGGTGTACGACATGTACAGCACCTTCGGCTTTGAAAAGATCGTGGTGAAACTCTCTACGCGTCCAGAGAAGCGTATCGGCACCGACGACCTGTGGGACCGCTCAGAAGCGGACCTGGCGGCCGCGCTGAAAGAGAACAACATTCCGTTCGAATATCAGCCGGGCGAGGGCGCTTTCTACGGTCCTAAAATTGAGTTTACCCTGCATGACTGTCTCGACCGTGCATGGCAGTGTGGTACTGTGCAGCTGGACTTCTCGCTGCCGGGCCGCCTGAGCGCCTCGTATGTGGGTGAAAGTAATGAACGTCAGGTTCCGGTGATGATTCACCGCGCAATCCTGGGGTCCATGGAGCGCTTTATCGGGATTTTAACCGAAGAATATGCCGGTTTCTTCCCGACCTGGCTTGCTCCACTACAAGTTGTGGTGATGAATATCACCGATGGCCAGTCCGAATATGTTGCAGAATTGACCCGAAAATTGCAGAATGCGGGCATTCGTGCAAAAGCGGACTTGAGAAACGAGAAGATTGGCTTTAAAATCCGCGAGCATACTTTACGTCGTGTCCCTTACATGTTGGTCTGTGGTGATAAAGAGGTGGAAGCTGGCAAAGTGGCCGTTCGCACCCGCCGCGGTAAAGACCTGGGAAGCATGGACGTAAACGAAGTGATCGCGAAGCTGCAGGATGAAATCCGCAGTCGCAATCTTCATCAATTGGAGGAATAA
- a CDS encoding fructosamine kinase family protein translates to MWSAIGRLLSEQLGPAEISGRSELPGGEVHAAWLLQYGEHQVFVKCNQREMLDLFSWEADQLQLLARTHTVRVPEVYGVGSDRETSFLLLEYIKPTPLNADSAFQLGVQLAHLHQWSEQPQFGLDFDNNITTSPQPNSWLKRWSVFFAEQRIGWQLQLAAEKGIQYGDIELIVHCAQTALDAHHPQPSLLHGDLWPANCAGSDSGPWLFDPACYWGDRECDLAMLPWFSQLPGQIFEGYQSVWPLPCGFSQRQPIYQLYYLLNRANVFGGSWLGEAQRAVGTLLDVDDLAKQHARPA, encoded by the coding sequence ATGTGGTCAGCCATCGGTCGTCTGTTGAGTGAGCAACTGGGTCCGGCAGAAATTAGCGGACGCAGCGAGTTGCCGGGCGGTGAGGTCCATGCTGCCTGGCTGCTGCAATACGGTGAGCACCAGGTGTTTGTGAAGTGTAACCAGCGCGAGATGCTCGATCTCTTCAGCTGGGAAGCGGATCAGCTCCAGCTGCTGGCGCGTACCCATACGGTGCGCGTGCCGGAAGTGTACGGCGTTGGCAGCGACCGCGAGACCAGCTTTCTGCTGCTGGAATACATCAAGCCGACGCCGCTCAATGCCGATTCTGCTTTCCAGCTTGGCGTACAGCTGGCCCATCTTCACCAGTGGAGTGAACAGCCGCAGTTTGGGCTGGACTTCGACAATAATATTACCACCTCTCCTCAGCCCAACAGCTGGCTGAAACGCTGGTCGGTGTTCTTTGCTGAACAGCGCATCGGCTGGCAGCTGCAGCTCGCCGCTGAAAAGGGTATTCAGTATGGGGATATCGAGCTGATTGTGCACTGCGCGCAGACGGCCCTCGACGCCCATCACCCGCAGCCGTCGCTACTGCACGGCGATCTGTGGCCGGCGAACTGCGCGGGGAGTGACAGTGGTCCCTGGCTATTTGATCCAGCCTGCTACTGGGGCGATCGTGAGTGTGACCTGGCCATGCTACCGTGGTTCAGTCAGCTGCCGGGGCAGATTTTCGAGGGTTATCAGTCGGTGTGGCCGCTACCTTGCGGCTTCTCACAGCGTCAGCCGATTTATCAGCTCTACTATCTGCTGAACCGCGCCAATGTCTTCGGCGGCAGCTGGCTTGGGGAGGCACAGCGTGCGGTAGGCACCCTGTTAGATGTGGACGATTTGGCTAAACAGCACGCGCGTCCGGCCTGA
- a CDS encoding metal-dependent hydrolase, translating into MTAEGHLIFAIASAIFAKRAELTPVLASADWWHIIPATLLTCLLPDIDHPKSFLGQRLKWLSHPIARAFGHRGFTHSLLALAGGVALLQLKLPAGWLIPADAFQGMVLGYLSHIVADMLTPAGVPLLWPCRWRFRLPLLRSQKGNQLERALCLALVGYAIWFPPGMPPFGATGWTSQVVNSVQNGFSRVINPQNGH; encoded by the coding sequence ATGACGGCCGAAGGCCACCTCATATTTGCCATTGCCAGCGCCATTTTCGCCAAGCGTGCGGAACTGACGCCGGTGCTGGCCAGCGCAGACTGGTGGCATATTATTCCGGCTACCCTGCTCACCTGCCTGCTGCCGGACATTGACCATCCCAAATCTTTTCTCGGTCAGCGCCTGAAGTGGCTGTCGCACCCTATTGCGCGCGCCTTTGGTCATCGCGGATTTACCCACAGCCTGCTGGCGTTGGCGGGCGGCGTCGCGCTGCTACAGCTGAAGCTGCCCGCTGGCTGGCTGATCCCTGCCGATGCCTTCCAGGGCATGGTGCTGGGCTACCTCAGCCACATTGTTGCCGATATGCTGACGCCCGCCGGGGTCCCCCTGCTGTGGCCGTGCCGCTGGCGCTTCCGCCTGCCGCTGCTGAGAAGCCAGAAAGGTAACCAGCTGGAGCGTGCGCTGTGCCTCGCGCTGGTCGGTTATGCCATCTGGTTTCCGCCGGGAATGCCACCGTTTGGTGCGACCGGCTGGACCAGTCAGGTGGTCAATTCGGTACAAAATGGCTTTAGCCGGGTAATAAATCCGCAAAACGGACATTAA
- the ghoS gene encoding type V toxin-antitoxin system endoribonuclease antitoxin GhoS, translating to MNSQSVEQFVVTFRYQEKGLSDLLELNSALLSAGFSTTLNDSEGHPHELGTNSFGITSAMEPEEIAQQARSAGELVLGDAPEVDVQRWEEFQQQLKR from the coding sequence ATGAATAGCCAATCAGTTGAACAGTTTGTTGTCACCTTCCGCTACCAGGAAAAAGGGCTCTCTGACCTGCTGGAGTTAAATAGCGCCCTGCTCAGTGCCGGGTTCAGCACCACGCTCAACGACAGCGAGGGCCATCCACACGAATTAGGCACCAACAGCTTCGGCATCACCAGCGCGATGGAGCCGGAAGAGATTGCGCAGCAGGCGCGCAGCGCGGGAGAATTGGTGCTCGGTGATGCACCGGAGGTGGACGTGCAGCGCTGGGAGGAGTTCCAGCAGCAGCTTAAACGCTAA